One window of the Gordonia westfalica genome contains the following:
- a CDS encoding glycosyltransferase family 4 protein, whose product MTEARSTTDILVFVAHTGQVSGAERVMLDLIGVALDRGRRVTVVCPGGPLVGRLPAGVEHVSIPPLGLSGERGLHRLMGAARLVLDWLRAGRVLRRHTRRDATTIVNSLFALPAARFARAPGGVSWLVHDTLSSGRQRAVVRISAPVIRRAVAVSEATARPLSDLGLPTVVAHNGVVWPVPALVTELHDPPVVGILALLTPWKGHAVLLEAVAALSGVELEFAGGSFPGDADHVASLHERAAQPDLTGRVRFLGHTDPQTALTRWDVVVSASITPEAGPLSVLEAMAYGKPVIGTDHGGTTEFLRGGAGVLVPPSDPAALAEAITRVLDDADLRESLAREARRRIDAEHDKSVTLPLMLDELSF is encoded by the coding sequence ATGACCGAGGCACGTTCGACCACCGACATTCTCGTGTTCGTCGCCCACACCGGCCAGGTGTCCGGGGCCGAGCGGGTCATGCTCGACCTGATCGGGGTCGCCCTCGACCGCGGACGCCGCGTGACGGTCGTCTGTCCCGGCGGCCCGCTGGTCGGCCGCCTACCGGCCGGCGTCGAGCACGTGTCGATCCCGCCTCTCGGGCTCAGCGGTGAACGCGGCCTCCACCGCCTGATGGGAGCAGCTCGCCTCGTCCTCGACTGGCTCCGAGCGGGCCGTGTCCTGCGACGCCACACCCGTCGCGATGCCACGACCATCGTCAACTCGCTGTTCGCGCTTCCCGCAGCACGATTCGCGCGGGCACCGGGCGGGGTCTCGTGGCTGGTCCACGACACCCTGTCCTCCGGACGCCAACGCGCCGTCGTGCGCATCAGCGCTCCGGTGATCCGTCGTGCGGTGGCGGTCTCGGAGGCGACGGCGCGACCGCTGAGCGATCTCGGTCTGCCGACGGTCGTCGCCCACAACGGGGTCGTCTGGCCGGTGCCCGCACTGGTGACGGAGCTGCACGATCCACCCGTCGTCGGAATCCTCGCGCTGCTCACCCCGTGGAAAGGCCATGCCGTGCTCCTCGAGGCCGTCGCCGCACTGTCCGGCGTCGAACTCGAGTTCGCCGGTGGCTCCTTCCCCGGCGACGCCGACCACGTCGCCTCCCTCCACGAGCGGGCCGCACAACCCGACCTGACCGGGCGCGTACGGTTCCTCGGTCACACCGATCCGCAGACCGCACTCACCCGCTGGGACGTCGTCGTCTCGGCGAGCATCACACCGGAGGCCGGGCCCCTGTCGGTGCTCGAGGCGATGGCGTACGGCAAACCGGTGATCGGCACCGATCACGGCGGCACCACCGAGTTCCTGCGCGGCGGTGCGGGAGTCCTCGTCCCGCCGTCCGACCCGGCCGCACTGGCCGAGGCGATCACCCGAGTGCTCGACGACGCGGATCTCCGCGAATCCCTTGCCCGAGAAGCCCGGCGCCGAATAGATGCCGAACACGACAAATCCGTCACATTGCCACTTATGCTCGACGAGTTGTCGTTCTGA